Proteins encoded together in one Penicillium digitatum chromosome 1, complete sequence window:
- a CDS encoding reverse transcriptase translates to MSDLALPGAASTWDVPDEAYAFLTSYVQLSDDFKQRVRTAYKEDPKWSLVLNELQRVTQDPDPIKPRLPYETDDGLLYSTQADGDRWLCIPESIKDDIFEMAHGDGHLGFHRAWQKMRGFVIHKGAKKLRVYIDQCDECKKNAVHRHKPYGSLQPILAPPIPFHTLTIDFVTGLPRTKKGFDAVAIYTCKSTKRIGSTPGKKTWSGEEWAIAVLRDLQKGDWGIPVVWISDRDKRFVQGFWKGIFTALRTKLLYTAAYNPQADGQSERSNQTGEIWLRHWQNIHQEADWDEGLAPMQASLNASVNVSTGDSPHKLMFGVDLRMPWNLLRQAFVGSPQASRQDADECAKYAAMVMKKQYDSRHKPIFFQKNDFVYLRLAQGTEPGYVWPSRNITRKLTQRHIKCRVIERVGRLAYRLQMPPELAGAHPVVSLQHLERAPQEGDLSSAEPPSTFDPRFPEDTDRADVDAVLDMRHRGRGRGRRKQYLVRWSGVGNEHLEWLDEDNLVGAEEKVLEYLQDVLHHTQEFTN, encoded by the coding sequence ATGTCTGACCTGGCGTTGCCTGGCGCGGCATCCACATGGGACGTTCCTGATGAGGCCTACGCCTTCCTCACGTCCTACGTACAGCTCTCCGATGATTTCAAGCAACGTGTGCGAACAGCTTACAAGGAAGACCCTAAATGGAGCCTTGTCCTCAACGAGCTCCAAAGGGTGACACAGGACCCCGACCCTATCAAGCCACGTCTACCCTACGAAACCGACGACGGCTTGCTGTATTCAACGCAGGCCGACGGCGACCGGTGGCTGTGTATTCCTGAGTCGATCAAAGATGATATCTTCGAAATGGCACACGGTGACGGACACCTCGGTTTCCATCGCGCCTGGCAGAAGATGCGAGGCTTTGTCATACACAAGGGAGCAAAAAAGCTCCGGGTGTATATCGACCAGTGTGACGAGTGCAAGAAAAACGCAGTACATCGTCACAAACCATACGGATCACTTCAGCCGATTCTCGCGCCACCGATCCCGTTTCATACGCTGACAATTGACTTTGTTACCGGCCTGCCACGCACGAAGAAGGGTTTCGATGCGGTGGCAATCTACACATGTAAATCCACAAAGCGTATCGGCTCGACGCCCGGAAAGAAGACCTGGAGCGGTGAAGAATGGGCTATCGCGGTCCTCCGTGACCTCCAGAAGGGCGACTGGGGGATCCCCGTGGTGTGGATCTCCGACCGGGACAAGCGCTTTGTTCAAGGCTTCTGGAAGGGTATATTTACTGCCCTACGCACTAAGCTCCTATATACGGCGGCGTATAACCCACAGGCGGACGGCCAATCGGAACGTTCGAACCAAACAGGCGAAATCTGGCTACGCCACTGGCAGAATATCCACCAAGAAGCGGATTGGGACGAAGGTCTCGCGCCAATGCAAGCCTCACTGAATGCCTCAGTCAATGTATCCACTGGCGACTCACCACATAAACTTATGTTCGGTGTCGATCTACGTATGCCATGGAATCTCCTCCGTCAGGCTTTCGTCGGATCTCCCCAAGCGAGCCGACAGGACGCTGACGAATGTGCCAAGTACGCGGCTATGGTGATGAAGAAGCAATACGATAGCCGTCACAAGCCTATCTTTTTCCAGAAGAATGACTTCGTATACTTACGTCTTGCGCAAGGGACTGAGCCAGGTTATGTATGGCCATCGCGCAACATCACAAGGAAACTTACCCAGCGACATATAAAGTGCCGTGTCATTGAACGCGTCGGACGCCTGGCATATCGCTTGCAGATGCCGCCAGAGCTTGCTGGAGCTCACCCAGTGGTATCATTACAACACCTAGAACGTGCCCCTCAAGAAGGCGATCTCTCTTCAGCTGAACCTCCCTCCACGTTCGACCCACGCTTTCCAGAAGACACAGATCGTGCAGACGTAGACGCGGTCCTGGATATGCGACACAGAGGCCGCGGACGGGGTCGACGAAAGCAGTACCTAGTCCGGTGGTCCGGAGTGGGGAATGAACACCTGGAGTGGCTGGATGAGGATAACCTGGTGGGAGCAGAAGAAAAGGTCCTAGAATACCTCCAAGACGTCCTGCATCATACGCAGGAGTTCACAAATTAA